The Triticum aestivum cultivar Chinese Spring chromosome 5A, IWGSC CS RefSeq v2.1, whole genome shotgun sequence genomic sequence CGCTAGAACAACAGTTTACATTTATAAGGTCCATGTTGGAGCGATCTCCCAACTTGCAAAAGATAGTATTGAGAGATGATGAGCAGTGTGCTGATTGTGGCGCCCTTGAGGCACCTCGTCTTTCGAGATTTCCACGCAAGGAGGAGCAAGAAGTGGTTGTTAAGCGGATTAGAGATGGCATGTTCTCGCCGGAGATAAATTTTCATGGATAAGGAGGGATGACTTATCTCAGGCCAAATAATTTTtcaggccatcttcatcatcccggcggtctctatgacgatgagggagtaattcatcctcgggactgagggtatgtatcagtagatATGTATTTGATCCAAGGTTTACGAGTCGACGAGTCGTCCCAAGGTAGAGACTCATAGACTAATCTAGACTAGTCAACATGGTACAGTACAATATGTAGTATATACTAACAGTACAGTATGCAATAAAACCAGCCACTGTCTAAATAATTGAGCTATGTAGTGTCCTGGGCCCAAGTGGGCATGCAATAGGACTAGCCACTGTCTAAATACTAGCCTAGCACCACGCAGCACTCCCAGCTGGCCCATTTGGGCCCAAATGGCCAACCTACTTAGCCCCCAGCCATTGGAACCCTAGCTCCCGACCTCTCCAATCGCCGCCGCTAGCGCCATCACGCACGGGAGCATGCGCGCACGCGACCCGCGCCTCCTGCTGCCTTCCGCCGGTCCCAGTCGTTGCTGCCGGCGAGCCCGCCGACCACCGCCATGCCAcctttcctctcctctctctctctctctcttccttctcTCTCGTCTTAAGGCCGCGCGCCCCTACGGGTCACGGCCATGGCCGCCGCCTGAGCATGAGCTCCGGCTGGCCACCGCACCTGGCTGCGCCATCCGTCGTCTCGGCAgtgggtggcggtggcggtggcagggCAGTGGGTGCTGGCGGCGCCTCGTCCCAGCTAAGGCAGCTCTCTTTTTTGAGTCGCTCGACTCATATATGTCGACTAGTCCAAACTAGTCGTCGACTAGTCCATCCACGACTCGACTGTATTTGTAGTCTACACGAGAAAATGAGTCGACATCCACTCTATGACTCGTAGACTAGTCGAGCGACTAGACTAGTTGTTCGACTCGTAATCGTTGGTTTGAtctctgtctctctcgtgttcttgatctgGCACAATCtcgatgtaccacgagctttgttaggAGCTTTGTTAGtagagttggatcatatggtgttcttctCTCTATTTTGTTGTGGTGAATTGactcttgctctttgaggtttcgtcatgttggattgaatattttggatttgagaacacttgatgtatatcctGCAtatatggtgacaatggggtattatattgagtcacttgatatatgttttggtaatcaGTTTGCGGATTCCCGTGATGACATTGGATCTTCTAGGCACACAGGTTGATACATGTTTTCATCCTCCGTTCTCcgtagaaactttggagtgattctttgtcgcacgtgagggattgttatacgattcaattatgttagcactgttaagagattgcactagtgaaagtatgaagcataggtcttgtttttaagcattgcaataccgtttgtgctcacttttgttatgttctatcctgctatttttatttattcagattataaaaatatatttttactaTTCATActatacttgtatcaccatctcttcgcatcTATATaatttgtcattgtattgggtgtgttggggtcaTAAGAGATTTTTTGTATTTGATTGCAGTGTTGTTTAAGAAAGGTCATCTTcttcctacacctcctacggattgataaatcttaggtcatccacttaaggaaaATTTGCTATTATCCTACAAATTCTGCGCTTGGAGACCCAACAGAGCCTGCAAGAAGAAGGTTGCCCAGTAGACATCACTCGGTGACAACAACGTGTTTGGAGAGCTCAAGGACCTGCCTCCACATCGATAGTACGGCCACACAATCACGTTGGTCAATGGTGCGCAACTAGAAAACACAAGACCTTACCGCTACTCGCCCTTGCAAAAGGACAAGATCGAACAGCAAGTCTGAGATATGTGGCAGTCTATGATGATATCTCACAACATGAGTCCATTTGCCCCATTAGTCCTCCAAGTCAAGAAAAAGGACGGATCTTCGCAATTCTACATCGACTAGTGTTGTCTCAATGACATCGTCGTGAACAACAGATTTCCACTACCGATTGTGGACGAGCTCCTCGGTGCCACTGACTTCTCTAAGTTGGACTTGCGAGCGAGCTACCATCAGATCCACATGTGGGAGAGCGACACGGAGAAGGCGGCGTTTAAAACTCACCACTGCCACTTTCATTTTTGGGTCATGCCCTCAGCCTGACGAACATGCCAGCCACGAGTACGTGCGTAAATTCGTGATCATTTTTCTGGATGACATCTTGGTGTATAGCACCATGTTGCAGGAACATGAGGAGCATCTACTAGCGGTGTTCGAGCTACTCCGTTAAAATCATCTTTACGCCAAAATGTCCAAGTGTTGTTCTCCAAGGACAACATCGGCTACCTCGGTCACGTCATCTCGCGACGGTGTCGCTATGGACGCAGAGAAGGCATATGCCATGCTCAACTGGCCAACGCCATCCATGTCAATAGAGTTGTGCACCTTTCTCGGCCTCACAGGCTACTACAGAAAGTTTGTGGAGTGGTGTCATTAGCATGCCACTGGCAAATCTCTTGACGAAGAAACGACTCGAGAGGACCGCGCAAGCTCAGATGACCTTCGATCTTCTCAAGAGCGCCATGGCAAGTGCTTCGGTGCCCGAATTCTGTCAAGCCCTTTCACTTCTACTCCCTCcctcccataatgtaagacattgaGCCGCTAAGGGAGTAGTTCACACTCTTTCTGTTTcacaatgtagtgcatatagaatTATTTTTTCgagaagtcaaactttacaaatttTGACCAAATTTGTAAAAGAAGCATATACATTTAGAATACCAAATACATATCCCTAGATACATCACAAGACGTACTTCACTATTGTACATATTTGATATtatagatataaatagttttctccATAAACTGGGTCAAACTTTGTAAGgtttgacttttcagaaaatcTATATGCACACATTATGAAATCGGAGGGAGTACCATGGGGGCAGGCGCAGTCAACCATCTTCAAATCATTCGGAAAGGAAAAACTGGCGCCAAttcattgttttgagatataaaaaaGCTGAATCCATTACAAACTTTGGGTTCTCTTGTCCATTTGGTACCACAACACACACCAAACCCAGCAAGCGTACATGCCAACCGAATTAATGTCCACTCTCAACACCCTGAATGCGTGAACACGGCGTATGAAACTAGGAGTACTATCAATCAAGTTCTAAAATATTATCCTTTTTTAAGTTTGGCAATGCATGAGCATGAATCGATCAGTCAATCAGCCTTGGATGATTCTTGGTCGTTGTTCTCATCCATGGACGCCGACCGCCACCGCCGGCTCAGCATCCTGGGAAGCCGGATCACCGAGTTCACCCGAGCCACCCCCTCCAGCGCCCTCCACACCGCCGTCCCCTCCTCCGCCTCACCGCCGCCCAGAGCCTTGCGGAAACTTCCGGTGAACGACAGCACGGGTGTCTGAGGCGGCTTGGTCGTGCTGCCTTCTTCAGATGAAATGGCTGCTGGCTTCAGGAAGAGGCAGACGGCCGCGCAATCATCGACCATCGACGTCGGGAACTTCCGGCGCCACGCACGAACCGCCCGGTCCACGAGCTGCTTTGCCGCCTTTGAGCGGTCGGAGACCGACGAGACGATCTTGACCACCTCCTTGTTGGACAGCACGTCCCATATCTGCAACACTGTGTGGTTAGATAAGAAGATACAGAGACGAGTCTACTTCAGTTAACAGTTGCTTGATGTCAACCTGATCATAAAGGATTTGATTTATGTTATCTTAATTTCAGTTGCAATAGTACCAGCAGAAACTGTTCTTAATTGAAGGAAGTTGGAGCGTGATTGGAATGTACTAATGGACATGAAACTAGAGGGAAAATCCGGAAAGAAATCCACTCTTGTTACCCCATCAGTGGCGAGCACCAAGAAGTCATCCTTTTCAGAGAGCTTCCTGTAGTACACTTCGGGTGTGCAGATGAGCCCATGGTTCTTGAGGCAGAAGTCTCCGAAAGCCCTCGCCATGGCGAGGCCTGGCGCGTCCTGGTCCGGCAACCACAGCCTAGGCACGTCGGGCTCATCGTCCATGGCGAAAATTCTCCCCTTGCAGATCAGGATCCTCTCAGCCTCACCTACGACAAGTCCAGAGAATACATTGCAAGTTGCAGTTAACAAGTGTACATACCACCTACAGGCAAGTATGACATGAGAAATTCAGAGGCTGACCAGGAAGATCTGGCTTCAAGTCGGTGGTGATTTGCACCGAAACCGGGCGGCCCTTGCTGTCCCGCGTGCAAAGAACAGCGCGCGAATCGCCTAAATTGGCAATGATCAAGTGATCACcctgtatacaaaaaatatatagcAACAatcgaaattttcaaaaaaaatccttcgGCCGAAATGCAAACTGGAACCACTGAAATTCGGTAATTTCGGTAGGTGCTGAAATATTTCTGAAACTGAAATTTAAAACCATCTACTATCTACCTGCCTAACGACGGTGACAGCAGTGGTGCCACTGCAAAGGCAGTCGATCCCGGAGTGCTGCCTCAGCTCCTCGTCGACGTCCTCGAACGCCTTCACGATCAAGCTCTTCCACGAGGACAGCAGCTGGTTCTCGTCGCTGGCGTCGCTGGACGAGGTGCAATCCGACTTGTCGAACGAGTCCACGTCCGCGTTGCTGTTGCTGGAGGGGGCGTCGTCCTCAGTGCTCGGTGCCAGGGAGGCGGACAGCTTCTTGGGAAGGGAGTCCCGGACATGCCGGGCGACGTCCCGGCCGAGGGGCCCGTGCCCGTCGAACACCCCGCAGAAGATCTGGCCCTTGTGCCCGGCGAAGTCCTGATCATCTTGTCACATCAAGATTATCTTATGTCTCAAGTAAATTTTGCACTTAATCTAGCAGCTAGGCCATGCTGATACTACTATCTGCCACGGATTTCAGTTGCTAATGCTGCATTCATGCTGCTATTAGTACACTGGTGAGCAATAAATATGTCATGAGAGTAAGTGGAGTACGTACTACATAGGAGATCTATGTAATCCAGGGCAATGGTGAGCAATCAAGATGGTGAGGTACACGCATGGTGATTACAGTATCTCAGGTGTAGTGCAGGTTCCAGAGGTTTTCAGTTTGAGCGAAGCTAGCAGAGATGGACCTAGTACTACTGCAAAAAGCTGCCGATTCAACTTGCAGTGAAGAAAAGAACATGTCTCCATGGCTAcaaggaaggggaggggagggaaggAAAGGAAAGCTTGACCTTACCTGGCAGGCGGCCATGGCGTCCTGGTTGACGCCCTTCCAGCCTTGCTTGGTGTGCATGGACACCCCAGCGGCGCCGGCGAGCTGCTCCTGCAAGAAGTCGTCGTGCTTCCACGGGAACCACCCCTCCGTCTCCTCGagctccctcccccctccttccctGCTGCAGCAGATCCCCATTGCCGCGGCCAAATCTCGGCAGCAGCTACCACCTAGCTAGCTCGCTCCTGCAGCTGCAAGCACTGGTGCACGGGACGGGATGGGCATCTCGGAGTTTAATGCGCGCGGGCGGGCGGGCGTGTGtgcgtgagcgagcgagcgagagagtgAGTGGGGGTGAATGGATGTTTATCTCGCCATTTATAGCGTTGGGGCGCCATTAATGGCGAGAGGACATGGGCGCCCCGTCCTGGAGGTAGATGGGGACGGACGCCGCTAATGGTGGTGACGCGGCCGCATTCAATGCTCCTCAGCAACTCTTGTTGCCTGTAGCTGTGGGCGCCAACGTGAGATGCCTGCCTCCTGCGCCCGTCGTCGTCTTCAATGCGCATCTCACTGGCTCTGGCTGGGCGTCAGAGGAGGCTCACCTGCCTCTCCATGAAAATCCTTGCGAGTTTGCAGTGCCATAACGCGCTTGGTGCCGCTCGCCGCTGGCCTAACGTCCATGAATTCTGAGCTCTAGCCAGTGTTGCAGTTTGCAGGTAGCAGCGGTCGCTGCCAAAGTGCCTTGTTTGGGCTAGGCCTGATGATAATTCTTGGCTCGGACAAGTCTGATCTGGAAATGTCAAAGCCTGGCCAGGCCCGGCCCAGCCCAGCCCGAAATATGTGAAAAATGTCTTTTCCTTCTTAATTTAATGACACGCTAGGCGTCACATCCGGCATGAATCAGTTGGCGATTAAGTATGGCCAGTGCTATGCGCCAACCGACTATAGTAGCGAAAACATAAACCGCCTCTACAGCCGTTCAATAAGGCAGTGTGTGACCCTCTGATCGTCTTCCGTTCGCTTGTAGCTTGCACAAGAAACACCCTTATTCGTCTCCTCCTGTCACAGTGTTGATCGTCGACTTGCACAAGTACACGTCCATGCTAGCAGGCAGCCGCCACCATCGTCGCAGCGTTGACCATCGCTTTGCACCTTGTAGCCAGTTCGTAGCATCCATCATTGCCAACATTGCATGACGCCTCAAGCTCTGATGGTCCCTTGCATCACCACCGACATTCCCCTCAAAGCTTCAATGATTCATGTTGCCAAGAAGTTCATCGGCCGTCCAATTGGCAACACATCAGATGGACTGCATATTGCTTCGCTTCTCCCAGCATCACACAAATGCAGCATCTCGCCAACCCGCAGCTCGTGGACTATCATCTCCGGTGGTATCGTTGATCGCTGGCAGCACTACTTTGCAACATCACCGATAGCATCGCCAATTGCGTCGCAGCATGACGTCGTCCTTCGCAGAAGCAGGTGATGCTGCTCATCGGTCACCCCTCGCTTGCTCACGGCATGCTCTTCTCCCTACATAGTCGCCCTCGGAAGCATCATCGAACATGTTGTGGCATGTCAGCGACCTTTCCCACTGTCTCTACCCCAATTGTCGCCTCCCCCATCGTTCCGACTTGTTCCGCCATCCACCGCCACGATGGAGCCATCATTGGATGAACCTAACGGAGATGATCGTTATCCCGCCAAAGTCGGaggacctggtggtggtggtcgcccgtGAGGCTGTGTTCACGGAACGCAACAAGGAGGATGAATTGCTATGTGAGGCATAGTGTGCATGTTTGGTTCCACAAGCAAAAGCACTATGATCCCTACCATAAGGAAGTGATCCATCAACACAATGAAAGTCGCTCGCCAATCTACGGTACACCATTCAAGAGCAAGTCAAACAATCTTGCGGCCTCTACAATCAAGTGAAATCCCTGGTGGCAGGTGGCAGAACAAGCCAACAACTCGTAAGTTTTGTGGCTTGTTGAACTTGTTGACCCTCCATTGTCTTGTtgggggaatgtagtatttcaaaaaaattcctattatcacgcaagatctatctaggagaagcatagcaatgagaggagagagtgtgtccacgtaccctcgtagatcgaaagcggaagcatttagtaacgcggttgatgtagtcgaacgtcttcatgatccaaccgatccaagtaccgaacgtacggcacctccgtgttcagcacatgttcagctcgatggtgtcccttgatctcttgatccagttgaggatgagggagagttccgtcagcacggcggcgtgatgacggtgatgatgaagttaccggcgcagggcttcgcctaagcactacaaccagatgaccgaggtgtgtaactgtgaaggggggcatcgtacacggctaagagaagacttggtgtgccattggagtgcccccctcccacgtatataaaggggggaggagaggtggacgGCCCAAGAGGgacgcgccatggggggagtcctacttggactcccggtccaagtaggattcgacccccccctttcctagtccaagtaggagaagaagggaaggaggaagagaagagaaggaaggaggggggcgccgccccctccccttgtccaattcagactgggcaAGGGGGGGCACCTCTGGTcggcccttgatacgtctccgttgtatctacttttccaaacactttttcccttgttttggactctaacttgcatgatttgaatggaactaacccggactgatgttgttttcagcagaattaccatggtgttatttatgtgcaggaacaaacgttctcggaatgacctgaaactttacggagctacttttcagaaaataagaaaaatacctgccaaagatgaaggccagggggcctacCACATGTCCActagggtgggggcgtgccccctgcctcgtgggcccccttttcgcgttttatgatacggagccgccgccaagccctaaaacctctcgggagggctgatccggagtccgttcgaggctccggagaggggaatccatcgccatcgtcatcatcaaccatcctccatcaccaatttcatgatgctcaccgcagagcgtgagtaattccatcgtaggcttgttggacggtgatgggttgtatgggatctatcatgtaatcgagttagttttgttagggtttgatccctagtgtccactatgttctgagattgatgttgctatgactttgctatgcttaatgcttgtcactagggcccgagtgccatgatttcagatttgaacctattatgttttcatcaatatatgagagttcttgatcctatcttgcaagtctatagtcacctattatgtgttatgatccgttaaccccgaagtgacaataatcgggatatttaccggtgatgaccgtagtttgaggagttcatgtattcactatgtgttaatgctttgttccgattgtctactaaaaggaggccttaatatctcttagtttccgtaaggaccccgctgccacgggagggtaggacaaaagatgtcatgcaagttcttttccataagcatgtatgactatattcggaatacatgcctacattatatcaatgaactggagctagttctgtgtcaccctaggttatgactgttacatgatgaaccgcatccggcataattctccgccactgatccattgcctacgggctttccatatattgttcttcgcttatttactttcctgttgctattgctatcatcactacaaaataccaaaaacattgcttttctactgttaccttttgctaccgttatcactactatcatattactttgctactaaacactttgctgcagatattaagtttccaggtg encodes the following:
- the LOC123103197 gene encoding probable protein phosphatase 2C 73, yielding MGICCSREGGGRELEETEGWFPWKHDDFLQEQLAGAAGVSMHTKQGWKGVNQDAMAACQDFAGHKGQIFCGVFDGHGPLGRDVARHVRDSLPKKLSASLAPSTEDDAPSSNSNADVDSFDKSDCTSSSDASDENQLLSSWKSLIVKAFEDVDEELRQHSGIDCLCSGTTAVTVVRQGDHLIIANLGDSRAVLCTRDSKGRPVSVQITTDLKPDLPGEAERILICKGRIFAMDDEPDVPRLWLPDQDAPGLAMARAFGDFCLKNHGLICTPEVYYRKLSEKDDFLVLATDGIWDVLSNKEVVKIVSSVSDRSKAAKQLVDRAVRAWRRKFPTSMVDDCAAVCLFLKPAAISSEEGSTTKPPQTPVLSFTGSFRKALGGGEAEEGTAVWRALEGVARVNSVIRLPRMLSRRWRSASMDENNDQESSKAD